One window from the genome of Vicugna pacos chromosome 23, VicPac4, whole genome shotgun sequence encodes:
- the LOC102541613 gene encoding glutathione S-transferase P-like, producing the protein MPPYTIVYFPVRGRCEAMHMLLADQDQSWKEEVETMETWPALKPSCLYGQLPKFQDGDLTLYQSNAILRHLGRSLGLYGKDQQEAALLDVVNDGVEDLRCKYATLIYTNYEAGKEGYVKALPEHLKPFETLLSQNQGGQAFIVGNQISFADYNLLDLLLNHQVLAPGCLDSFPLLSAYVARLSARPKLKAFLASPEHVKRPINGNGKQ; encoded by the coding sequence ATGCCGCCCTACACCATTGTCTACTTCCCTGTTCGAGGGCGCTGCGAGGCCATGCACATGCTGCTGGCTGACCAGGACCAGAgctggaaggaggaggtggagaccaTGGAGACCTGGCCTGCACTCAAACCCTCCTGTCTGTACGGGCAGCTCCCCAAGTTCCAGGATGGAGATCTCACCCTGTACCAGTCCAATGCCATTCTGCGTCACCTGGGCCGCTCACTTGGACTGTATGGGAAGGACCAGCAGGAGGCAGCCCTTTTGGACGTGGTGAATGATGGCGTGGAGGACCTCCGTTGCAAATATGCCACCCTCATCTACACCAACTACGAGGCAGGCAAGGAGGGCTATGTGAAGGCACTGCCGGAGCATCTGAAGCCTTTTGAGACCCTGCTGTCCCAGAACCAGGGAGGCCAGGCCTTCATCGTGGGCAACCAGATCTCCTTCGCAGACTACAACCTGCTGGACTTGCTGCTGAATCACCAGGTCCTGGCCCCTGGCTGCCTGGACTCCTTCCCCCTGCTCTCAGCCTACGTGGCTCGCCTCAGTGCCCGGCCCAAGCTCAAGGCCTTCTTGGCCTCCCCTGAGCACGTGAAGCGCCCTATCAATGGCAACGGGAAGCAGTGA